In Pedobacter sp. SL55, the following proteins share a genomic window:
- a CDS encoding M61 family metallopeptidase translates to MKKILGIALLLTLTMAAKSQVKIGFEVSFKEPQAHYAEVEMNVAGIAAKDYVDLKMPVWTPGSYLVREFAKNVEDFSATVNGKPAKVQKVTKNTWRVFNAKAATIKVNYRVYAFEISVRTAFIDESHAFLSSAGIFMYPAGMIKNPSTVKIVPFGNWDQVNTGLEPVAGQKFTYYASDFDVLFDSPIEVGNQEVFEFTAAGVKHIVAMYGGGNYDKERLKVDMAKIVEEGTKIFGDNPNKHYTFIVHNYNNGGGGLEHLNSTVLGATRNAYGTERGYKSFLSLVAHEYFHLWNVKRLRPIALGPFDYDNENYTTNLWTAEGFTSYYENKLLIRAGATNQTTFLNDIIGGLGTVINTPGSKVQSASSSSFDAWIIGYRPNENSKNSAISYYSKGEVVGLLMDLEIANATKGAKSLDDVMKAMYEEGKVKKRGYTDAEFKAMVEKISGISFTKFWEKYIDGTADIDFEKFFAYAGIEATKEIASPNKPYTGASLKVDRMVTVSGVARNSPAWVQGLNVNDDILAIDGVSIADEMRSVRLPNPGLTLEALPTIAKKQVGDVVEVTVKRDGLEKEDFVNFERKP, encoded by the coding sequence ATGAAAAAAATATTAGGAATAGCATTATTGCTAACGTTAACAATGGCAGCTAAATCGCAAGTAAAAATTGGCTTCGAGGTGTCTTTTAAAGAGCCGCAAGCGCATTATGCAGAAGTAGAAATGAACGTGGCCGGTATAGCTGCAAAAGACTATGTAGATTTAAAAATGCCAGTTTGGACACCAGGCTCGTATTTGGTTCGCGAATTTGCAAAAAACGTAGAAGATTTTAGCGCAACAGTAAATGGTAAACCTGCTAAAGTGCAAAAAGTTACCAAAAATACTTGGCGAGTTTTTAATGCTAAAGCAGCGACCATCAAAGTGAATTATAGGGTTTACGCTTTCGAGATTTCGGTGCGTACCGCATTTATAGACGAGTCGCACGCCTTCCTTTCTTCGGCAGGTATTTTTATGTACCCAGCTGGGATGATCAAAAACCCTAGTACGGTTAAAATTGTACCTTTTGGTAATTGGGATCAAGTAAATACAGGCTTGGAGCCAGTTGCCGGGCAAAAATTCACTTACTATGCTTCAGATTTTGATGTGCTTTTCGATAGTCCTATAGAGGTAGGTAACCAAGAAGTCTTTGAATTTACTGCGGCTGGTGTAAAACATATTGTAGCGATGTACGGTGGCGGTAATTACGATAAAGAACGTTTGAAGGTTGATATGGCTAAAATTGTAGAAGAAGGAACAAAGATTTTTGGCGATAACCCGAACAAGCACTATACTTTTATTGTACACAATTACAACAATGGTGGTGGTGGTTTAGAGCATTTAAACTCTACTGTTTTGGGTGCTACCAGAAATGCCTATGGTACCGAAAGAGGCTACAAGAGCTTCCTTTCATTGGTAGCTCATGAGTATTTTCACTTGTGGAATGTGAAAAGATTACGCCCAATTGCTCTGGGGCCATTTGATTACGATAATGAGAACTATACCACTAATCTTTGGACAGCAGAAGGTTTTACTTCGTATTACGAAAATAAATTGCTGATTAGAGCTGGAGCAACCAACCAAACTACGTTTTTAAATGATATCATTGGTGGTTTGGGTACCGTAATTAACACACCGGGTTCAAAGGTGCAGTCGGCTTCTTCTTCAAGTTTTGATGCTTGGATCATTGGTTACCGCCCTAACGAAAACTCTAAAAACAGCGCCATCTCATATTACAGTAAAGGCGAAGTTGTAGGCTTATTAATGGATTTAGAAATAGCCAATGCCACTAAAGGTGCCAAAAGTTTAGATGATGTGATGAAAGCGATGTATGAAGAAGGAAAAGTAAAGAAACGTGGTTACACCGATGCCGAATTTAAAGCTATGGTAGAAAAAATTAGCGGCATCAGTTTTACTAAATTTTGGGAGAAATATATTGATGGCACAGCTGATATTGATTTCGAAAAATTCTTTGCCTACGCAGGTATCGAAGCAACTAAAGAAATCGCTTCGCCCAATAAACCTTACACCGGAGCCTCATTAAAGGTAGATAGAATGGTAACAGTAAGCGGTGTGGCCAGAAACTCGCCGGCTTGGGTACAAGGCTTAAATGTAAACGATGATATTTTAGCCATAGATGGCGTAAGCATTGCCGATGAAATGCGTAGTGTGAGGTTGCCAAACCCAGGGCTAACTTTAGAAGCATTGCCAACTATCGCTAAAAAACAAGTAGGCGATGTAGTAGAAGTAACCGTAAAACGCGACGGTTTAGAAAAAGAAGATTTCGTTAACTTTGAAAGAAAGCCCTAA
- a CDS encoding AMP-dependent synthetase/ligase codes for MSTSVTRVFDLLKYNQENFSKDEFISGKINGEWLKYSTQQFCEVTDNLSKGLTTLGIGKGSRVAIMSANRPEWNIGDYAIMQLGAYQIPLYPTLAEHDVKFIIEDAGINVVFVGDELLFEKIKKVVADIKHEVKIYSFNKVEGANHWQELVEIGKKTEVDLESYREAVTPDDILTLIYTSGTTGTPKGVMLTHDNLVQNFKKSAVLLPPNVTHALSFLPLSHIFERMISYLYAYLNIATYYAESMDTIVADIQFIKPSGFSTVPRLLEKVYDKIMEKGKTLTGVKKAIFFWSLSLAEQYDTDKNWWYTFKLGIARKLVFKKWQEALGGNIQVIISGGAALNPRLARVFWAAGLPVFEGYGLTETSPVISVNHFDAIKFGSVGTPIEGVEVKIAEDGEILVKGHNVMKGYYNKPELTDEAIDNEGFFHTGDIGEFTDGYLKITDRKKEMFKTAGGKYVAPQMIENKVKEAPLIEQIMVLGENRKFPSALIVPNFEALKAWCKIKGIEYTDHDTLINNKDVQEKYHKLLDEANKEFGKWEQIKQFALLAKEWSIDGGELTPKLSLKRKVILEKNKDTIEKIYKDAENYQPEAK; via the coding sequence ATGTCAACTTCAGTAACAAGAGTTTTCGATCTTCTCAAATATAACCAAGAGAATTTTTCAAAAGACGAATTCATTAGCGGTAAAATAAACGGTGAGTGGCTAAAATATAGTACACAACAGTTTTGTGAAGTAACCGATAATTTAAGTAAAGGCCTTACCACTTTAGGAATTGGTAAAGGCTCTAGGGTAGCAATTATGTCTGCAAATAGGCCAGAGTGGAACATTGGCGACTATGCAATTATGCAACTTGGAGCTTATCAAATTCCGTTATACCCCACTTTGGCAGAGCACGATGTGAAGTTTATTATTGAAGATGCAGGAATTAATGTGGTTTTTGTTGGCGACGAACTGTTGTTCGAAAAAATAAAAAAGGTAGTTGCAGATATCAAGCATGAGGTTAAGATCTACAGTTTCAACAAAGTTGAGGGTGCTAATCATTGGCAAGAACTGGTAGAAATTGGTAAGAAAACAGAGGTAGATTTAGAAAGTTATAGAGAGGCGGTAACTCCAGATGATATACTTACCCTAATTTATACCTCGGGTACCACTGGTACACCAAAAGGAGTAATGCTAACCCACGATAACTTAGTGCAGAATTTCAAAAAATCTGCGGTATTGCTTCCTCCCAATGTAACTCATGCACTGAGCTTTTTGCCATTGTCGCATATTTTCGAGCGAATGATTTCTTATCTATATGCCTATTTGAATATCGCCACTTATTACGCCGAAAGTATGGATACCATTGTAGCGGATATTCAATTTATAAAGCCAAGTGGATTTTCTACGGTCCCTAGGCTGCTAGAAAAAGTCTATGATAAGATAATGGAGAAAGGAAAAACGCTAACCGGTGTTAAAAAGGCAATCTTCTTTTGGTCGTTAAGCTTAGCAGAGCAATATGATACCGATAAAAATTGGTGGTATACTTTTAAGTTGGGCATTGCCAGAAAATTGGTTTTTAAGAAATGGCAGGAAGCTTTAGGTGGGAATATCCAAGTAATTATTTCGGGTGGGGCAGCTTTAAACCCACGATTGGCAAGAGTATTTTGGGCTGCCGGTTTACCCGTTTTTGAGGGCTATGGTTTAACAGAAACCTCGCCGGTAATATCGGTAAACCACTTTGATGCCATTAAATTCGGATCGGTAGGTACACCAATTGAAGGTGTAGAGGTTAAAATTGCGGAAGATGGAGAGATTTTAGTGAAAGGCCATAATGTAATGAAAGGCTACTATAACAAACCCGAATTAACAGATGAGGCAATAGATAACGAGGGCTTTTTCCATACTGGTGATATTGGCGAATTTACAGATGGTTACCTAAAAATTACCGATAGGAAAAAAGAAATGTTTAAAACTGCGGGTGGCAAATACGTGGCTCCGCAGATGATTGAAAATAAAGTGAAAGAAGCACCGCTAATTGAACAGATTATGGTGCTTGGAGAGAACAGAAAGTTTCCATCGGCATTGATAGTGCCAAATTTTGAAGCGTTAAAAGCTTGGTGTAAAATTAAAGGAATTGAATATACTGATCATGATACTTTGATAAATAATAAGGATGTTCAAGAGAAATACCATAAATTGTTAGACGAGGCGAATAAGGAGTTTGGTAAGTGGGAACAGATTAAACAATTTGCTTTGTTGGCAAAAGAATGGAGCATAGATGGTGGCGAATTAACTCCTAAATTAAGTTTAAAACGTAAAGTAATCCTCGAAAAAAATAAAGACACTATAGAAAAAATATATAAAGATGCTGAAAACTATCAACCCGAGGCTAAGTAA
- the ggt gene encoding gamma-glutamyltransferase, producing the protein MLKTINPRLSKKLKHFSLFAAALTLNFNYANAQVEKEKDVKAFEFLSKENAKGFERKAQEFKNGAVVSAHPEATAVGVAILKKGGNAVDATVAVKFALAVVYPNAGNIGGGGFLIYRSAKGKIASMDFREKAPALAGRDMFLDVNGDPISEKSKEGHLAAGVPGSVAGMVELHKKYGKLKWAELVEPAYQLAKNGFKLTKQQANELNRLRSKFQQFNPLGTVFIKEKGEWATGDVLVQTELANTMRLIRDKGRAGFYEGEVAEFIEAEMKRGGGLISKEDLKNYHAAWRKPIVGDYKGYKVITMPPTSSGGIALVQMLQSVSAYPLSKWGFNADSTTQVMVEAERRVYADRAKHLGDPDFWKVPQKELLEPAYNKNRMASLNWDKATPSAEIQAGEFAIKESEETTHFSIVDQEGNAVSLTTTINTSYGNYVVVKGAGFLLNNEMDDFSVKPGVANYFGLIGYEANAIAPNKRMLSSMTPTILEKDGKLAMVVGTPGGSTIMTSVFQTILNVVDFGMDMQQAVNAKKFHHQWLPDRVDIEPNALTPEIQQKLEAKGYTFYKRNSIGRVDAILVTKTGLYQTGADPRGDDTAGGW; encoded by the coding sequence ATGCTGAAAACTATCAACCCGAGGCTAAGTAAAAAACTGAAACACTTTTCATTATTTGCGGCAGCCTTAACATTAAATTTTAATTACGCTAATGCCCAGGTAGAAAAGGAAAAAGATGTAAAAGCTTTTGAGTTTTTATCAAAGGAAAATGCCAAGGGATTTGAAAGAAAAGCACAAGAATTTAAAAATGGTGCGGTAGTATCTGCCCATCCAGAAGCTACGGCAGTAGGTGTAGCAATTTTAAAAAAAGGTGGTAATGCGGTAGATGCAACGGTAGCCGTAAAATTTGCCTTAGCGGTAGTATATCCAAACGCTGGCAACATTGGCGGCGGCGGTTTTTTAATTTATCGCTCTGCTAAAGGCAAAATTGCCTCTATGGATTTTAGAGAAAAAGCACCAGCATTGGCCGGTAGGGATATGTTTTTGGATGTAAACGGTGATCCGATCTCTGAAAAAAGCAAGGAAGGCCATTTAGCAGCGGGTGTACCAGGAAGCGTTGCCGGGATGGTTGAACTGCACAAAAAATATGGCAAACTAAAGTGGGCCGAGTTGGTTGAGCCGGCCTATCAACTGGCCAAGAATGGGTTTAAGCTAACCAAACAGCAGGCTAATGAATTAAATAGACTGAGAAGTAAGTTCCAGCAATTTAATCCGCTGGGTACAGTATTTATTAAAGAAAAAGGAGAATGGGCCACTGGCGATGTATTGGTGCAAACAGAGTTGGCAAATACCATGCGGTTAATTCGCGATAAAGGTAGGGCTGGTTTTTACGAAGGCGAAGTTGCCGAGTTTATTGAGGCCGAAATGAAAAGGGGCGGTGGCTTAATTTCAAAAGAAGATTTAAAAAATTACCACGCTGCGTGGAGAAAGCCCATAGTAGGCGATTATAAAGGATATAAAGTAATTACCATGCCCCCAACTTCTAGTGGTGGTATCGCGTTAGTACAAATGTTGCAGTCAGTATCTGCGTATCCGCTTTCTAAATGGGGTTTCAATGCAGATTCTACTACGCAGGTAATGGTAGAGGCAGAGCGAAGAGTATATGCAGATAGAGCAAAGCATTTAGGCGATCCAGATTTTTGGAAAGTGCCACAAAAAGAACTTTTAGAACCTGCATATAACAAAAATAGAATGGCTAGCCTAAATTGGGATAAGGCTACGCCAAGTGCCGAGATACAAGCGGGCGAATTTGCGATAAAAGAGAGTGAAGAAACTACTCACTTCTCTATAGTAGATCAAGAAGGCAATGCCGTATCGTTAACCACAACTATTAACACCTCTTACGGCAATTATGTGGTAGTAAAGGGGGCAGGCTTCTTATTAAATAACGAAATGGACGATTTTTCGGTAAAGCCAGGAGTAGCCAACTATTTTGGTTTAATTGGTTACGAAGCAAATGCCATTGCCCCAAATAAGCGCATGCTCAGTTCCATGACTCCAACTATTTTAGAAAAAGACGGAAAGCTTGCCATGGTAGTGGGCACGCCTGGCGGTTCTACCATTATGACATCCGTTTTTCAAACGATATTAAACGTAGTAGATTTTGGTATGGATATGCAGCAAGCAGTAAATGCCAAGAAATTTCATCACCAATGGTTGCCAGATAGGGTTGATATTGAACCCAATGCTTTGACACCAGAAATACAGCAGAAATTGGAAGCAAAAGGTTATACTTTTTATAAACGTAACAGTATAGGCAGGGTAGATGCCATTTTGGTAACTAAAACAGGCCTTTACCAAACCGGTGCCGACCCAAGAGGCGACGATACCGCTGGAGGTTGGTAA
- a CDS encoding efflux RND transporter periplasmic adaptor subunit, with product MKKRYIFYLVLALGLGYLVYYRISENKKIESGGAAGGGKGAKDKSGAGLNVDGVVVKTSDFSNNLEITGSIEANEAVTLRSEVAGLVTAINFKEGSNVSKGTVLVKINDRDIQAQLKEAITRQNLSASNENRAKQLLEKGAISQEEYDTSQAELQTLKSQVQLIRAQLAKTTIIAPFSGKIGLRNISVGEYLTPNTVIANLLSTNPVKIGFAIPEKYVSQLKTNSSISFNIDGNNKTYTGKVFAIEPGINEQTRTLQIKALAPNANSELLPGSFAKIKLSLSVIKDAMLIPTEAVIPVLKGKVVYVTKNGKAQQVPIETGTRTADKILVLSGLNVGDTVLTTGAMALKPDAAVKVKIANN from the coding sequence ATGAAGAAAAGATATATTTTCTACCTCGTATTGGCATTAGGACTTGGCTATCTTGTATATTACAGAATATCAGAAAACAAAAAAATTGAAAGCGGAGGAGCTGCTGGAGGCGGCAAAGGAGCTAAAGACAAAAGTGGCGCTGGTTTAAATGTAGATGGCGTAGTGGTAAAAACTTCCGATTTTTCTAACAACCTAGAAATTACGGGCAGCATAGAAGCCAACGAAGCTGTAACGCTACGAAGCGAAGTAGCTGGCTTGGTAACAGCTATCAACTTTAAAGAAGGCAGTAACGTGAGCAAAGGAACTGTGCTGGTTAAAATCAACGATCGTGATATACAAGCACAACTAAAAGAAGCCATTACCAGACAAAATCTATCTGCAAGTAACGAAAACAGGGCAAAGCAATTATTAGAAAAAGGCGCCATTAGCCAAGAAGAGTACGATACTTCGCAAGCCGAATTGCAAACTTTAAAATCTCAGGTACAACTAATTAGAGCACAATTAGCAAAAACCACTATTATTGCGCCATTTAGCGGAAAAATTGGTTTACGCAACATCTCAGTTGGCGAATATCTTACTCCAAATACCGTAATTGCCAACTTATTAAGTACCAATCCAGTTAAAATTGGTTTTGCTATTCCAGAGAAATATGTTTCGCAGCTAAAAACCAATAGCAGTATTTCTTTTAATATAGATGGCAATAACAAAACTTACACAGGAAAAGTATTTGCCATAGAGCCGGGCATTAACGAGCAAACCAGAACGCTACAAATCAAAGCCTTGGCGCCAAATGCCAACAGCGAGCTTTTGCCAGGATCTTTTGCCAAAATCAAACTTTCGCTGAGTGTAATTAAAGATGCAATGTTAATTCCAACCGAAGCCGTAATTCCGGTATTAAAAGGTAAAGTGGTGTATGTAACCAAAAATGGAAAAGCGCAACAAGTGCCTATTGAAACTGGCACCAGAACTGCCGATAAGATTTTGGTGCTTTCGGGATTAAATGTAGGAGATACGGTGTTAACTACTGGCGCCATGGCTTTAAAACCTGATGCAGCAGTAAAAGTAAAAATAGCTAACAACTAG
- a CDS encoding efflux RND transporter permease subunit codes for MSISTTSIKRPVLAIVMNLIIILFGVIGYNFLGVREYPSIDPSIISVRTSYPGANSDIIESQITEPLEKSINSIDGIRNITSSSNQGTSNITVEFNLGKDIDVAANDVRDKVSQAARNLPKDIDGLPIVSKADANSDAIISMTIQSDKRSVTDLSDFAENVIADRIQTIPGVSSMQIQGQRKYAMRIRIDPTRLASYGLTSQDIVTALDRENVELPSGKLTGASTELTVKTLGKLVDAEQFNNLIIKNDSTSVVRLQDVAVAEIGSENEETVLRESGKPMVAIGVIPQPGANYLDISKEFYARFDKLQADMPADIKLKVSLDTTRFIKSSVTEVAETILISLVLVILIIYLFFRDWGIAFRPLIDIPVSLIATFFIMYIFGFSINVLTLLAIVLATGLVVDDGIVVTENIFKKVEEGLSPIEAAIKGSNEIFFAVISISITLAAVFLPVIFLQGFVGRLFREFGVTIGAAVLISAFVSLTLTPMLNAYLMKKGGHKPSKFYRLTEPYFVKLNEGYQTNLEKFLKRRWLAAPIIIFCAGLIFLFWKVLPKETAPYDDRSAINMSISTPEGSSFAFTDRFVMKINQMVLDSIPEKNVNITITSPGFGGAGATNSGFVRMGLVDPGDRERSQKEIAEKLTKITRKYTEGKVTVTQQPTISVGRRGGLPISYIIQAQNFEKLREKVPLFMEQVSQDPTFTTSDVNLKFNKPEINLTIDRDKAKNLGVSIVDIAQTLQLGLSGQRFSYFFMNGKQYQVIGQFDVANRKDPLDLSSVYVRNDKGQLIQLDNLVTSKEESSPPQLYRNNRFISATVSAGLAPGKSIGDGIEAMDRIAAKVLDESFTTDLSGESRDFKESSSNTMFAFGLALLLVYLILSAQFESFKDPIIIILTVPMAVAGAFLSLWLCGQSWNIFSQIGTIMLIGLVTKNGILIVEFANQLKEQGKSVQEAIREAAVSRLRPILMTSLAIAIGALPIAMALGAAAKSRMSMGTVIIGGTMFSLILTLFVIPAIYSLWSKEHKENTDLKQSLAAALADEEKPKNQ; via the coding sequence ATGAGCATATCGACCACCAGTATTAAACGTCCGGTTCTAGCCATTGTAATGAACCTCATTATCATCCTTTTTGGGGTAATAGGCTATAATTTTTTGGGTGTAAGAGAATATCCATCTATCGATCCCTCTATTATTTCGGTACGAACCTCCTATCCGGGAGCCAATTCAGATATCATCGAATCTCAAATTACCGAGCCCTTAGAAAAATCTATCAATTCTATTGATGGAATTAGGAATATCACTTCATCGAGTAACCAAGGTACAAGCAACATTACCGTTGAGTTTAATTTAGGGAAAGATATTGATGTTGCCGCCAACGATGTGCGAGATAAAGTATCGCAAGCTGCCAGAAACCTCCCTAAAGACATAGATGGCTTGCCTATTGTAAGCAAAGCCGATGCAAACTCGGATGCGATTATTTCTATGACCATACAAAGTGATAAGCGCAGCGTAACCGATTTGAGTGACTTTGCAGAAAACGTAATTGCCGATAGGATACAGACCATTCCGGGGGTAAGTAGCATGCAAATACAGGGGCAGCGCAAATATGCCATGCGTATTCGTATAGACCCTACCCGATTAGCTTCTTACGGTTTAACTTCTCAAGATATTGTAACCGCTTTAGATAGGGAAAACGTAGAGTTACCTTCTGGAAAATTAACTGGCGCATCAACAGAACTTACGGTTAAAACCCTTGGAAAGCTTGTTGATGCAGAGCAGTTCAACAACTTGATCATCAAAAATGACAGCACCAGCGTAGTACGTTTACAAGATGTGGCAGTTGCCGAAATTGGTTCTGAGAATGAAGAAACGGTGTTACGCGAATCTGGTAAACCGATGGTGGCCATTGGCGTAATTCCACAACCAGGAGCCAATTATTTAGATATCAGTAAAGAATTTTACGCTCGTTTTGATAAGCTACAAGCTGATATGCCTGCGGATATCAAATTGAAAGTATCGTTAGACACCACTAGGTTTATTAAAAGTTCGGTAACGGAAGTAGCCGAAACCATCCTGATCTCTCTGGTTTTGGTAATTCTTATCATCTATCTTTTTTTTAGAGATTGGGGCATTGCCTTTAGGCCTTTAATTGATATTCCGGTATCGTTAATCGCTACTTTCTTTATCATGTACATTTTTGGGTTTTCTATTAATGTACTTACCTTGTTAGCCATTGTTTTGGCCACAGGTTTAGTGGTTGATGATGGTATTGTAGTAACCGAAAATATCTTTAAAAAAGTAGAAGAAGGTTTATCTCCAATCGAAGCCGCTATTAAAGGTTCCAACGAGATTTTCTTTGCCGTAATCTCTATTTCTATCACACTGGCAGCGGTATTTTTACCAGTAATTTTCTTGCAAGGTTTTGTTGGTCGACTATTCCGGGAATTCGGGGTAACCATTGGTGCCGCGGTATTAATTTCAGCATTTGTATCGCTGACTTTGACACCAATGCTTAATGCGTATCTAATGAAAAAAGGTGGGCACAAACCCTCTAAATTCTACAGGTTAACCGAACCCTATTTTGTGAAGTTGAACGAGGGCTACCAAACTAACTTAGAAAAGTTCTTGAAGCGTCGTTGGTTAGCAGCACCTATCATTATATTTTGTGCAGGACTGATTTTTCTTTTCTGGAAAGTATTACCTAAAGAAACTGCTCCCTACGATGACAGAAGTGCCATTAACATGAGTATAAGCACACCAGAAGGTTCTTCATTTGCATTTACAGATAGGTTTGTAATGAAAATCAACCAGATGGTTTTAGACTCTATACCAGAGAAAAATGTGAACATTACCATTACCTCTCCAGGTTTTGGCGGTGCAGGTGCCACCAACTCTGGTTTTGTAAGAATGGGCCTGGTTGATCCAGGCGATCGTGAAAGATCACAAAAGGAAATAGCAGAAAAACTAACAAAAATTACTCGTAAATACACCGAGGGCAAAGTTACCGTAACACAACAGCCCACCATCTCGGTGGGCAGAAGAGGTGGTTTGCCGATCAGCTATATCATACAAGCACAAAACTTTGAGAAATTACGAGAAAAGGTTCCGTTGTTTATGGAACAGGTTTCACAAGACCCAACTTTTACGACATCAGATGTTAACTTAAAATTTAACAAGCCAGAAATTAACTTAACCATAGATAGAGATAAGGCAAAAAACCTTGGCGTTTCTATTGTTGATATTGCCCAAACCTTACAGCTTGGATTAAGCGGACAGCGTTTTTCTTACTTCTTTATGAATGGCAAACAATACCAAGTAATTGGCCAGTTTGATGTTGCCAACAGAAAAGATCCGTTAGATTTAAGTTCGGTGTATGTTAGGAACGATAAGGGTCAATTAATTCAATTAGACAACTTAGTAACTTCAAAAGAAGAAAGCAGTCCACCGCAATTATACCGTAACAACCGCTTTATCTCGGCTACCGTTTCGGCGGGTTTGGCACCAGGCAAAAGTATTGGCGATGGTATTGAAGCGATGGATAGAATTGCAGCAAAGGTTTTAGACGAAAGTTTTACCACCGATCTAAGCGGCGAGTCTAGAGATTTCAAGGAAAGCTCTTCTAACACCATGTTTGCCTTTGGCTTAGCTTTGCTATTGGTTTATCTAATTTTATCTGCTCAGTTCGAAAGTTTTAAAGACCCAATTATTATCATTTTAACCGTACCAATGGCCGTGGCTGGAGCATTTTTATCCCTTTGGTTATGCGGTCAAAGTTGGAATATTTTTAGTCAAATTGGCACTATTATGCTAATCGGTTTGGTAACCAAGAATGGTATTTTAATTGTTGAATTTGCTAACCAACTAAAAGAACAAGGCAAATCGGTACAAGAGGCCATTAGAGAAGCCGCAGTTTCTAGGTTACGTCCTATTTTGATGACCAGTTTGGCTATTGCCATTGGTGCATTGCCTATTGCCATGGCCTTGGGCGCAGCCGCAAAAAGCAGAATGAGCATGGGTACGGTAATCATAGGCGGAACTATGTTTTCACTGATACTTACCTTATTTGTAATCCCTGCCATTTACTCGTTGTGGTCTAAAGAGCATAAAGAAAATACAGATTTAAAACAATCTTTGGCTGCGGCATTGGCCGATGAAGAAAAACCTAAAAACCAATAG